Proteins from one Azospirillum brasilense genomic window:
- a CDS encoding fumarylacetoacetate hydrolase family protein — translation MSKRPLPLDPAAALPADEGALLVGRAWRPGVGPSVIAVRGRDVFDITSRDAPTVRDLVETGAAAAIARDLPGEWIGTAAAILANSDEDRRDPERPWLLAPIDLQAVKASGVTFVVSLLERVIEEQARGAPEKALAIRADIDALIGRDLSSLKPGSPEAMEVKKALIARGVWSQYLEVGIGPDAEIFTKGQPMSAVGTGAHVGIPPYSVWNNPEPEIAVLASSRGDIVGATLGNDMNLRDVEGRSALLLGKAKDNNASGSIGPFIRLFDDRFTLDGVRSAELGLVVEGSDGFRLEGSSSMSQISRDPVELVEATIGENHQYPDGFVLLLGTMFAPVEDRDRPGEGFTHKLDDVVTITAPALGSLTNRVRHCADCAPWNFGAAALMRNLAGRGLLG, via the coding sequence ATGAGCAAGCGACCCCTTCCCCTCGACCCCGCCGCCGCCCTGCCGGCGGACGAGGGCGCGCTCCTGGTCGGGCGCGCCTGGCGTCCCGGCGTCGGCCCCTCGGTCATCGCCGTGCGCGGCCGGGACGTGTTCGACATCACCAGCCGCGACGCGCCCACCGTGCGCGATCTGGTGGAGACCGGCGCCGCCGCGGCCATCGCCCGCGACCTGCCCGGTGAGTGGATCGGCACCGCCGCCGCCATCCTCGCCAACTCCGACGAGGACCGGCGCGACCCGGAGCGGCCCTGGCTGCTGGCCCCCATCGACCTCCAGGCGGTGAAGGCGTCCGGCGTGACCTTCGTGGTCAGCCTGCTGGAGCGCGTCATCGAGGAGCAGGCGCGCGGCGCCCCCGAAAAAGCGCTGGCCATCCGCGCCGACATCGACGCACTGATCGGGCGCGACCTGTCCAGCCTGAAGCCCGGCTCGCCGGAGGCCATGGAGGTCAAGAAGGCGCTGATCGCCCGCGGGGTGTGGTCGCAGTATCTGGAGGTCGGCATCGGCCCCGACGCCGAGATCTTCACCAAGGGCCAGCCGATGTCGGCGGTCGGCACCGGCGCCCATGTCGGCATCCCGCCTTATTCGGTGTGGAACAACCCGGAGCCGGAAATCGCCGTCCTGGCCTCCAGCCGCGGGGACATCGTCGGCGCCACGCTCGGCAACGACATGAACCTGCGCGACGTCGAGGGGCGCTCCGCCCTGCTGCTCGGCAAGGCCAAGGACAACAACGCCAGCGGCTCCATCGGCCCGTTCATCCGCCTGTTCGACGACCGCTTCACGCTCGACGGCGTGCGCAGCGCCGAGCTTGGGCTGGTGGTCGAGGGCAGCGACGGCTTCCGGCTGGAGGGCTCCAGCTCCATGTCGCAGATCAGCCGCGACCCGGTGGAGCTGGTGGAGGCGACCATCGGCGAGAACCACCAGTATCCGGACGGCTTCGTCCTGCTGCTCGGCACCATGTTCGCGCCGGTCGAGGACCGCGACCGTCCGGGTGAGGGCTTCACCCACAAGCTGGACGACGTGGTGACCATCACCGCCCCGGCACTGGGCAGCCTGACCAACCGGGTCCGCCATTGCGCCGACTGCGCGCCCTGGAACTTCGGCGCCGCCGCGCTGATGCGGAACCTCGCGGGCCGCGGCCTGCTCGGCTGA
- a CDS encoding enoyl-CoA hydratase/isomerase family protein — MDSLNTPDPALGAVTVTVDGFVATITLDRPQKLNAVTPEMAAELVAAVARCNADDDIRCVVLTGAGPRAFCCGSDIRELDRYDTAWNFRNREDYCDAIRGLRKPSIAAVNGYAFGGGLETAMSCDIRIASENAQFGAPEIKLGWIGGGGVAAFLSHSIGTSNAAMMILTGDPIPADKALAWGLVSEVVPADRLLARAQEIAAIVASRAPIAAETAKLNLKAAHTMPVEKAIEYERDLQTICFATADAAEGRAAFKEKRSPVFRRK; from the coding sequence ATGGACTCGCTCAACACCCCCGATCCGGCGCTTGGCGCGGTCACCGTCACGGTGGACGGCTTCGTCGCCACCATCACGCTCGACCGCCCGCAGAAGCTGAACGCGGTGACCCCGGAGATGGCCGCGGAGCTGGTCGCCGCCGTCGCCCGCTGCAACGCCGACGACGACATCCGCTGCGTCGTGCTGACCGGCGCCGGGCCGCGCGCCTTCTGCTGCGGCTCCGACATCCGCGAGTTGGACCGCTACGACACCGCCTGGAACTTCCGCAACCGCGAGGACTATTGCGACGCCATCCGCGGCTTGCGCAAGCCGAGCATCGCCGCGGTCAACGGCTACGCCTTCGGCGGCGGGCTGGAGACGGCGATGAGCTGCGACATCCGCATCGCGTCGGAGAACGCCCAGTTCGGCGCGCCGGAGATCAAGCTCGGCTGGATCGGCGGCGGCGGCGTCGCGGCCTTCCTCTCGCACTCCATCGGCACCTCCAACGCCGCGATGATGATCCTGACCGGCGACCCGATCCCGGCGGACAAGGCGCTGGCCTGGGGCCTCGTCAGCGAGGTGGTGCCCGCCGACCGCCTGCTCGCCCGCGCGCAGGAGATCGCCGCCATCGTCGCCAGCCGCGCCCCCATCGCGGCGGAGACGGCCAAGCTGAACCTGAAGGCTGCCCACACCATGCCGGTGGAAAAGGCCATCGAGTACGAGCGCGACCTGCAAACCATCTGCTTCGCCACCGCGGACGCCGCCGAGGGGCGCGCCGCCTTCAAGGAAAAGCGCAGCCCGGTCTTCCGGCGCAAGTGA
- a CDS encoding ABC transporter substrate-binding protein: protein MKPFLSAITGITPLLAGGLAAALALGTASVALAQSSGKTVVTFAASHFAEVGRGDRLKAWVEKFNQSQPDIEVKPVTIPFSSFATTIFTQMGGNGGPDVIRFDLPEFYAAVAAKSVLPIDDIVKDGAHTFTAADQYMKVEGKRYGFAFDTANYAMVYNAALLPNGTPPKTFEEFVKLGKEATKDGNYGFAFRATMAERGGVWYDLTNFVYGFGGRWSKPDGTPTFNSPEVVAGVAAYKTVYDAGMIPKGTDAATYRRMFWEGKVAMEIDNGGVATILTSQGKAHPIAAAPSPFPHKEQGMILAPVTINANTKVKDAAGKFLQWALQPQQQQELQTLLGAANVATTVERTPEELQAMPWLKVYDAQTPNSVPALPQGLETKAPEIQQIIVQQLLKVLQGGVAPQTAMDEAQRLITARVLAQK, encoded by the coding sequence ATGAAGCCGTTTCTGAGCGCAATCACGGGCATCACCCCCCTTCTGGCCGGCGGGCTGGCCGCCGCTTTGGCGCTGGGCACCGCGTCGGTCGCCCTGGCCCAATCTTCCGGAAAGACGGTGGTGACCTTCGCTGCGTCCCACTTCGCCGAGGTCGGCCGCGGCGACCGGCTGAAGGCCTGGGTGGAGAAGTTCAACCAGTCCCAGCCCGACATCGAGGTGAAGCCGGTCACCATCCCCTTCTCCTCCTTCGCCACCACCATCTTCACGCAGATGGGCGGCAACGGCGGCCCCGACGTCATCCGCTTCGACCTGCCGGAGTTCTACGCGGCGGTCGCCGCCAAGTCGGTCCTGCCGATCGACGACATCGTGAAGGACGGCGCCCACACCTTCACCGCCGCCGACCAGTACATGAAGGTCGAGGGCAAGCGCTACGGCTTCGCTTTCGACACCGCCAACTACGCGATGGTCTACAACGCCGCGCTGCTGCCCAACGGCACGCCGCCCAAGACCTTCGAGGAGTTCGTGAAGCTCGGCAAGGAAGCGACGAAGGACGGCAACTACGGCTTCGCCTTCCGCGCCACGATGGCCGAGCGCGGCGGCGTCTGGTACGACCTGACCAACTTCGTCTACGGCTTCGGCGGGCGCTGGTCCAAGCCGGACGGCACGCCGACCTTCAACAGCCCCGAGGTCGTGGCGGGTGTCGCCGCCTACAAGACCGTCTATGACGCCGGCATGATCCCCAAGGGCACCGACGCCGCCACCTACCGGCGGATGTTCTGGGAGGGCAAGGTCGCCATGGAGATCGACAACGGCGGCGTCGCCACCATCCTGACCTCGCAGGGCAAGGCGCACCCCATCGCCGCCGCCCCGTCGCCCTTCCCGCACAAGGAGCAGGGCATGATCCTGGCTCCGGTGACCATCAACGCCAACACCAAGGTGAAGGACGCCGCCGGCAAGTTCCTGCAATGGGCGCTCCAGCCCCAGCAGCAGCAGGAACTCCAAACCCTGCTCGGCGCCGCCAACGTCGCGACCACGGTGGAGCGCACGCCGGAGGAGCTTCAGGCCATGCCCTGGCTGAAGGTCTACGACGCGCAGACCCCGAACAGCGTGCCCGCCCTGCCGCAGGGGCTTGAGACCAAGGCGCCGGAGATCCAGCAGATCATCGTCCAGCAGCTCCTCAAGGTGCTCCAGGGCGGCGTCGCCCCGCAGACCGCCATGGACGAGGCGCAGCGCCTGATCACCGCCCGCGTGCTCGCCCAGAAGTAA
- a CDS encoding aldehyde dehydrogenase (NADP(+)) codes for MTLTGMMLIGAESHRGRNGEIHAIDPSTGAKLEPAFDGGGAAEVDRACQLAWDAFDRFRETAPEDRAVFLEAVARNILDLGDALIVRAMAESGLLRARLEGERGRTVGQLRLFAAVVREGSWLGARIDPALPERAPLPRPDLRQRRIPLGPVAVFGASNFPLAFSVAGGDTASAFAAGCPVVVKAHSAHPGTSELVGRAVQAAVAECGLPEGVFSLIFGAGSSVGTALVADPRIRAVGFTGSRRGGVALMEVAAKRPEPIPVYAEMSSINPVFLLPAALAARAEALGKSFVASLTLGAGQFCTNPGILLAVDGPDLDRFVASAVDALGGSAAPTMLTPGIHAAFDAGVAALAGNARVATLARGLDGDGPNRCRAALFATTADAFLDDPALREEVFGAASLLIRCPDLESLRTVAERLDGQLTATLQMDAADTGAAAVLLPTLERKAGRILANGWPTGVEVCHAMVHGGPFPATSDGRTTSVGTAAIERFLRPVCYQDIPADLLPQALRDGNPLGLWRRFDGALGRH; via the coding sequence GTGACCCTCACCGGCATGATGCTCATCGGCGCCGAGAGCCACCGCGGCCGCAACGGCGAGATCCACGCCATCGACCCGTCCACCGGGGCAAAGCTGGAGCCCGCCTTCGACGGCGGCGGGGCGGCGGAGGTGGACCGCGCCTGCCAGCTCGCCTGGGACGCCTTCGACCGCTTCCGCGAGACCGCGCCGGAGGACCGCGCCGTCTTCCTGGAGGCGGTCGCCCGCAACATCCTCGACCTCGGCGACGCGTTGATCGTCCGCGCCATGGCCGAAAGCGGCCTGCTGCGCGCCCGGCTGGAGGGAGAGCGGGGCCGCACCGTCGGCCAGCTCCGCCTGTTCGCCGCGGTGGTGCGGGAGGGCAGCTGGCTTGGCGCCCGCATCGACCCGGCCCTGCCGGAACGCGCGCCCCTGCCCCGCCCCGACCTGCGCCAGCGCCGCATCCCGCTCGGCCCCGTGGCGGTGTTCGGCGCCAGCAACTTCCCGCTGGCCTTCTCGGTGGCCGGGGGCGACACCGCCTCGGCCTTCGCCGCCGGCTGTCCGGTGGTGGTCAAGGCCCACTCCGCCCATCCCGGCACGTCGGAGCTGGTCGGCCGCGCCGTCCAGGCCGCCGTCGCCGAATGCGGGCTACCGGAGGGCGTCTTCTCGCTGATCTTCGGCGCCGGCTCGTCGGTGGGCACGGCGCTGGTCGCTGACCCGCGCATCAGGGCGGTCGGCTTCACCGGGTCGCGCCGCGGCGGCGTGGCGCTGATGGAGGTGGCGGCCAAGCGTCCGGAGCCGATCCCCGTCTACGCGGAGATGAGCAGCATCAACCCGGTCTTCCTGCTGCCGGCGGCGCTCGCCGCGCGGGCGGAGGCGCTGGGCAAGAGCTTCGTCGCCTCGCTGACGCTGGGCGCCGGGCAGTTCTGCACCAACCCCGGCATTCTGCTGGCGGTGGACGGGCCGGACCTCGACCGCTTCGTGGCGTCCGCCGTGGACGCGCTGGGCGGCAGCGCGGCGCCGACCATGCTGACGCCGGGCATCCACGCCGCCTTCGACGCCGGGGTGGCCGCCCTGGCCGGCAACGCCCGCGTGGCGACGCTGGCCCGCGGGCTGGACGGCGACGGCCCCAACCGGTGCCGGGCGGCGCTGTTCGCCACGACCGCCGACGCCTTCCTCGACGACCCGGCCCTGCGGGAGGAGGTGTTCGGCGCCGCCTCCCTGCTCATCCGCTGCCCGGATCTGGAGTCTTTGCGCACGGTGGCGGAACGGCTGGACGGCCAGCTCACCGCGACCCTGCAGATGGACGCGGCCGACACCGGAGCGGCGGCGGTCCTGCTGCCGACGCTGGAGCGCAAGGCTGGCCGCATCCTGGCCAACGGCTGGCCGACCGGCGTCGAGGTCTGCCACGCCATGGTGCATGGCGGCCCCTTCCCGGCCACGTCGGACGGCCGCACCACCTCGGTCGGCACGGCGGCCATCGAGCGGTTCCTGCGGCCCGTCTGCTACCAGGACATCCCGGCCGACCTGCTGCCGCAAGCCCTGCGCGACGGCAACCCGCTGGGACTGTGGCGCCGGTTCGACGGAGCGTTGGGCCGGCACTGA